The sequence TGTTGGCAAGAAGTGACATCATCATGACATCAAAGAGCAAACATGGGGCCCACCATGTGTTTCTCCgctgttggatttccaacagttTTCACATCTTGATTGTTTGATTTCGAACGATAATCTTTTTTTCTTGGAAATTATAGATTTGTGTCACCTAACACAATCTAGCCCatctgaattaaaaaaaaaatagaaatcgaCAATCATGATTAATCTAAAGGTAAAACAATCCaacaaaataccaaaaaatttcatttttttaacaacacacttaacaaacttacaaagatcaaccattttcttcattcgcctttcatttttaattacttatgtTTGTTTGTAATGCTAtgctttgtatttaaaattaaattatcaaaGTTAAATTGAgagttttattttcaaagaaaaaactTACTAAGTAGTAAGTATAAACTTACAAggcataacaaaaaaaaaatatatatatatatatatacacacacatatatttgtaagtagtagtcacctttgcccttgctcttcTCAAATGGGTGGACTTGCCCAAACACAATTACTGTTCAGAGCAATTTTACCGCCCTTGCACTCCTAAaatgggtggacttgctctaagaaGATGGGGGTTGGGTTAGGCCACACAACTTGATATCAAATTCAACATAAATACAATATGCACCGTTATTCTTGTGAATCGAACTTGAGACAttttacttacaaatgaagataaTTATCAATAGACCATAATACTAGCTAGTTAGTTAATTCTAACTATTAAATCAACTTGTGCGCATATGTGACTGACCTCGACACTACTATAGTAGTGTTAACTTTTTATACAATTAGTTAAACCAAACCCCATAAAGTTTATGGTGTTTTTACAAAACCTCTTCATGTTTAAGAAATCACACTATCAACTCATGAGTTCAGAATAATTTCTCAAACATGTCTATAATAACTATAAAAAGTTGACAAAGCACCAACGATCAGAATCAGCTCATGCACACTTGTATAGAGTGGTTAACACTCATCGATTAGCATAACTGTCTTAGTAGCAATTGCCTTTGGATTGCTCTTACTATTCACTCTATATAGTGATTAACACTCTATACTCACTTTCCTTGTCCTTGTCCTCACCCTCGCCCTCGCCTGCATATGTCAACACTCATTATATCACTCGCCCTTAGTAGTTATGAATGTTCTACAATTGTAAttagtattttaaaataaaagaacaatAATTGAAATTACTAAAAGCTCATTAGGCGACTTAATTAACAGAAAGTTCCCATTCAAACGGAAAAAAAATAACCTCCCATGAATTTCTCCATTTCTGAATCTAGATTAGATTCACAAGatcacttttttttgttttgtttttcactCAAACAACAATATTTTGTGTATCCTCCTTTTGAACAGGTCGTACCCGATCAACAAAACTTTATGTTACTATTTTACCCCTGTTCTTTGTTTTACTATCcaactaatttttctttgttaattttaatctcaaataaaaaaacatattgaTATGCAATTCAACATCTCTTATTTCACACGACACTATTTCAGATTTCTATTCTATGCTACATGTTTTGGATTCAATTTTAGCACTTATGAATTACACGATAGTTATTAGAAGAAGTTATCAACTTTCAAAATAATGAATTATCATGACGAAATCACTGGTTAAATTGCATTATTGGAGTAATACAAATTGGCTTTTGTGCTGATTTTAATATTACAAAGTACAGTTACAAATTCATTACTTTTTGTAAAAAAAGTTtcttcaaaaagaaaataaaaaagggaaaaaacccAACCACCAATCACGGAGAGGTGAACTGGGTCTTTAAATAGGGACCCACGTATCGCCACATAGGATTTCTGCACATGATGACGCAGGTCCCACATCAAGTTAGTAATCTAAAGTGCACTCAGTCCTGCGGTTACGATTTCACTATTTATCCACAAACACCAACGCCTGGAGAAAAACAAACTGTAACTAGCTGCCACATGCCACGTGGCGAGCATGCATACGGAGATTAGATTTTCGCACCCCAAACTCCAACGCCGAGATGAAATCTAGACCGCTGATTGTCCACAAGGTGGGGCCCATTTCTACTTGCATGTCAGCCACCTACTCTGGCGACAGGACAAGAAGACAAAACAGAACGTACGGGGTCCCACGTGGGTCTTCTGTACACCCACATCGGTATTTCcgaaaatttgtttttaatttttaaaaaattagttggggaaacaaaaagaaaaaaaaattaactgaaTGGACTATTTCAATATACATGGAGGACAATTTGGGGATTTCAGTTGGAGTCTGTTTCGAAAATCCAGGCTCATTTTCCATAAATTCCCGCAAATTTCTGTAACGACATGTTCCACTACACcctgtaatttaaaaaaaaattaaattaaacatattttttttataaaaattcagcaaaacagagaagaagaagaagacaccATTAGGATAAGAGTGAGATGcagtaagagagagaaagagagagagagagagagagtacagaGACAGAGTGGtggtgttttatatttttttaattaattattaaaaaaatgaaattgtagtgtttttttttttttgttgtgtatatatttatatagttTGCTGATTTTGAACCAAAGACAAGGCCCCTCTCTCTTGTATTCTATCCCTTCTGTCAGTTTGCTTTTCTTAAGAATGTGTCCTTTCTGTTTCAGAGAAGAACTGGAACATaattgcagaagaagaagataaaaatagcAAGAGAAAACACcacctagagagagaaagagaggagagagagaggaggaggaggaggaggagggagtgaGCAGAAGAATCAAATAATCTATGGCTGCtatggaggaggaggtggattACTGGTGGTGGTTCCTTTGACTTCGGTggtttcatcttcttctcaAAAGGTTTGGTGGGTTTATTTgtttagatcttttttttttttgctcgtTAATGGCTGCATACTTACCATTTCTTGCTGTTTTTGCTCCTTTTGTATGCTTAATTATGGCCAAAGTTTTGGCCTTTTGACTTGGGTTTTTCTATAACtgcatatcaaaataaaaaatgaaaaatattgatAGCAACTTCAAtcctgtaattttttttttttttttttaatttctgtgTTGCTTCAACTTCTGGTATGGTTTTTATGTTTCTGAAAATTTTGATGCAGGCAAAGGGTGTTGGTTTTTACTTGAGTTCTGTGATTTTTGCTTGGAAATTAAGAACCTATTTTTTgcctatttttattatttattttagaaTAAAATTGAAATGGTCGGGTTCTCTTCTGGCTGCAAAGCAtatgaaaatttgacaaaagatgTTTTCTGGGTTTTATTTGACCTTCAAATCTGAACAAAATTCACAACCactgcagtttttttttttcaaaagttgaaaccttcaccttcttctccttcatgttttttttttttttttgtcaagagAAAAAATTGAAGTAAAAATACTAGACTTGGTCAGGAAAATAATTtactgccttttttttttaaaatcctgGCTTGGTGGTTAATAATAATGAtgataaataatttaataacaataataaataaataaataatacgtATGCTGGTAATTAGAGaaataaatgtttgtttttggtgTTGATTTTCTTGGGTTAAATTCACCATCCTCATTTTCTGTTGAAATGTTGCCTGCAGCTTGTCCTCTTTTCGAATTTGAGGTCGATATTTTCGTGTTGTGTTGGTATAAAATATGGATGGGGGGCAATTTGTGGTGACTGAATATGGTGACTAACAAATATAGAAGCTGCTTATGGTTGAACCAGCTAGATGACCTTTTTATTGGTCTCCCTTAATAAAGAGGTTTCTTACCCGAAATAGCGTTTTGGAATGCTGCTTGAAGGTTACATAAATCTGCTCAGAGgcttgtttcttttgttcaCTAGCTTTGCATCATTTTCTGGTGTATGCTGACGAAGAAATCGATTTCTTCTATCGTccattaattatttttggggtaTATTTGGATTAATGACTAACTTTCTATATGCGTTAATCTGCTGTTGTTATTCCTATCTGTTTGCGCATTTTCGGCCTTTATAACAATATGTACTTGTATTTTACTTGTCTTATGCAGTGTTGCAATCTGAGATGGATTTTTCTGAGTCCACAAAAGTTGTGTACAATAGGATCCAGAAGATAGAGCCTGAAAATGTGTCCAAGATTATCGGGTATCTTCTGCTGCAAGATCATGGTGAGCGTGACATGATCCGACTGGCTTTCAGCCCTGATAATTTGATCCAGTCTTTGATTAACAAAGCGAAAGCTGAGCTCGGGTTATGCAAACTGGCAGTGTCTGCTTCAATCTCACCTCAGGTGAACCAAGTTCCTGTTTCCGACTTACCTTTACAATTCACTCCATACAGTCCACGACCGGTTTCATCTCCCACAACCATCGGAGCAGCAAATCCATATAGGGAACTGTCTGGTGATCAGCAACCACTGCAAGCCATAGAGTTTGTTCCACCAGGGTACTCAGATTCAGCGATTGAAGATTATCGCCTCCAAAATCAAATGCAGTTTCTGCCCGAGTTTTCAAGCAATTACTGTTATCATGAACCTGCATTGAGTGTGAGAACCAGTCGAAGGTCTCCAAGCTTGCCTGAATTTCCCCTTAAGGTATGCCATTACTTCAATAAGGGGTTCTGTAAGCATGGAAGCAACTGCAGGTACTTCCATGGCCATCCCATGCCAGAAAGCTTTTCACAGTTTTGCAGCCAAAACTCAAATGAGCTTTCAAACGATGATCACGTTGTCTCCCCTGGCTCCCTTGAAAAGCTAGAGATTGAAATAATTGAGCTTTTGAAATCTAGAAGAGGGTTCCCAATATCAATTGCCTCTTTGCCGATGATGTACTATGAGAAATATGGGAGAACTCTTCAGGCCGAGGGATACctcactgagagccagagacatGGTAAAGCTGGCTACAGCCTGACAAAGCTTCTTGCTCGATTGAAGAACAGCATTCGCCTTATTGACAGGTAACTCTTTGTTAATTGCTAAAGTTTTTTCTCACATCATTTTTTTTGCTTGCTAGAAGTGCTTGACTCGAGTGGTTGTGCAGACCTCACGGACAGCACTCAGTTATATTGGCAGAAGATATCCCAAAATACTTAGAGTATGCTGGTGAGAAAACAGAACCTGGTGGGATTATTGCTGGTTCTCGACAGATATATCTGACCTTTCCAGCCGAGAGTAATTTCACGGAGCAAGATGTTTCCAACTACTTCAAGTAAGGACACCAAAGAAATTTCCCTTTCAATTTCTTAACTGTTCATTTGAATTTGCTTATACTTTGAATATTGGTTGACAAACTTCTGGTTGATTTTTAAGTTTATCTGTATTTTGTAGCAAATATGGGCCAGTTCAAGATGTACGCATCCCGTGTCAACAGAAGAGGATGTTTGGTTTTGTCACCTTTGTTTATGCAGAGACGGTGAGGCATATTTTGTCAAAAGGGAATCCTCATTTTGTATGCGGGGCTCGTGTGCTGGTGAAACCTTACAGGGAAAAGTCTAGGCTTGTTGACAGGTAAAACATTTTTATTCGTTCAAAGTCAAAGTGATTGTCATTTTTGCTGTGCTTAGTTATATTTTACTCAAACCAAAGTGGTTATTTTCGTCTGTCCTTAGAAACCAATGAACATCTCTGAGCCTTATTTCTGCTTGTAGTTACAATTATGTTTATGTAAGTCTTGATGTTGTTGTGGTCTGCATTGAACTTAGCCTCTGATTTTGTTCTGTTTTTCCTCTATAGCATGACTTACTTATGCATCGTATTGTATAAGCGTTGTATAAGACGCTTCCTCATATACATTTTTTTATAGGTGGGAACCGGGTGCTACTTGTAGTTGGTTTCCATTAAGTGTGTCTGAACTTTTCCAGCAGAGTTTCTCTTACTTATGAATTACTTACCAGCATTCTTAGCTTTCAAACTTATCTATACACCTATCGCTTCATTTCTCTCCTAACTAAAAGCAAATATAGCTTTTGTTCTCTAAAAGCAGAAATTATGTCCACTAAAATTAGTTAAGACTAATTCATActcttaatttcttttaatagTCAACATTGTAGGTTTGGCCAGCTGGCACTTCTCCCTCGAAGAAAGTTGAAACTGCTTGCCTCCATTTTATACTAATCTGCTTTCGAAAAttgtttttcgttttctttttcccCTCAATTGCAGCCTAGCTTTTAATGCTTTATTAACGGTTTCTGAAGTATCTGCTTATGTGTTCCATGTCTTCTCCCCTATGGTTTTCTACTAATGTTTAAACTTCTGAAGTTTATGTCACATGTGCAGGAAGTTTTCGGAGAAGATGCAGCACTCCACGTGCTACAATTCACATTTCATGGATGGAGATTCAGAGCTTCACCCAAGTAAGCAAATTCTTCAGATAAATGCAGTAAGTGTCTATTTTAacctttttggtttttgaaaGCACGTCTTAACTAATAGAATCTATGGTGTGCTTAATATAGTGCCCAGAGTTTGTGATAGCGCAAGATTTCTAAGGAAGCAGTTCATAGAGGAAAATGAGCAAGCACTCGAACTTGAGAGAAGGCGCCTCTCGGAGATGCATTTAGCAGCTAAGCCCTTATCCCATCATTTCTATTATGGCTACTCGATGGATGAGCTTAAGCATCCAGAAGGTATACTAAATGCAACTTTTCAATTCATGATTTGTCTTTGCCTAGcttatttcttgttttttttcgcCCATTTTCGAGCTAATATTCTTCCGGGATATGTCACTGTAGCCCATGCAGAGCAAGTGGAATTCCCATCCTCAAaggaatttaattattttctggATGTTTTGAATAATGGTTCCACCAGTGAGGACAAAATCAGGCACATTAATACTAATTACAGTGGTCAGGATAGGTATACACACCATTGCTTGTTCACGTTGAACTTGTAATACTTTAACCAATTTCTTTTTCATCTCGGTTATTTTCTTAACATTCTCTTCTTTGTTTACGCTTGCCATGCAGCGGtcaaggaattaaccttccagAGAGCCCATTCGCGACTCAAATGGCGAGTGGCATATCAACAGTTATATAGGGGATTCAAACAAACAGTAAATTATAGAGAGGTAGAGCACCGGATTCCTAGACTAAGACTAATTCGTGGTTTCGATACAGCAGGAGAGGCCTTCATATTCTTCTATTTTCATTATACTTTTACCTCAATTTCATCGGTCCGTCAGCTAAGTAGAGAGAGAGTTCATACCAactgaagaagaagagagagacacAGTAGACAAGTTATGTTCTTCCCCAATGTTACACCGGGCGAAGGAGATCGCAGAGAAGAAAAGACATAAAAGCTAATATGTGACAGGTtttttaagcctttttttttctttttcttctttgttttaatATAATCACAGAGGATGCAGCAAGGAAGAGATGGGTTTTTAGAAGTGACTGAGATATAGTTTGGTttagttgaagaagaagaagaagaaagtaagTAGTAGTAAAAATATGCAGGTGTGTGCAGAGTAAAGAAGAAAAGGTGTAGAGATCTCTGCGACATAAACAAATTCTAATAATTTATACAAAGTTTCTATTTACCTTAGTAAATATGTTTCAAAATTCCATGCACTATATGGATGATGAGATTTATACATCTAGAATTTTTCTACAGTGCTGTTAACTGCACTTTTAAAATGCGGATATGTTGTCAATATTGTTGATACTTCGACCATACAAGATGGTTAACCGCACTATAGAAAAACTATACTTAGCGTTGATATTATgatactttattttattttggactGAAGGGTAGGCCATATTTTGGTCCACCAACCTTGTATTCATAATTCATTCTCTTCCCATGATTAGGGGAATCAAAAGGTGGCATAATTAAATTATGGTAATTATGCTTAGTGGTTCTTGCATCATTTTGTTTTTCCTGCAATTAGTTTAACTTTTCTTCAGAATAAACATCTTTGTCTTGGTGTAGTTGTTATAAAGCAATGGAATTTATTGGTAGATTAAGCTTTTGTTAATGATCATTATTTTAATGAGtgattagggttttgaaatTGCATGTCCTAAAAGTTGAGGGGATGTGATAGGAGGATTTTGAGGCTGGTGGTTGATAAATATGCAATGGcacctttctctttctttctggcTTGAAGACAGAAATGGGACCtggttttgatttgtttgataTTTGTAGGACCCTGTAATTATATGACCCTTCAATGTTAAGCTAGGGCACCAAAAGATATTGAGCTgtaaatttgatattttatgtGAAGTCATGTAATATACAGCTAATCTTCATGAATCTCTAGTCCAAAATTGCTTAAAAATCCCAAGTGAAACAAaatttcaaggttgtgaaaagCTGTGTCATTGTAACTTGCAAGTGATACTATAGGCTTATCACCTCCTTTTTCACACAGAAAAAGATCGATTTTCTATGGTGCTTCGGAGTATTAGATACTTCAGACTTTTTAGTTGTTAGATCTTTGGTCAGAAACACAAAAGTCAATATCTAATGGTTAAAAAGCTTAGAGTATCTTATAATTTAGAGCACTCTAGAATGGGTATCTTCTAAAATCGAATTTTCCTCGACAAGGCGCATGTAACTCAAATGGAGTGTTCACCGTTGCAATTGAGGTTGCGTTCTGTTCCCAAATGCCCCTTCCACAAATATTCCTCGGTCACGAAATCAGTCCCTCTTTTCATGTGGTACTTGTCATGCGATGCCTACTCTAGAAAAACGAGGATATAGCACAGTTACAAGACAGATTCTCTCGACAACAAAGATGGTGCTGCCTTGGCACATTAAATTCAAAGGTGGTCCATGATGTAAGCCCAAGACAAATTAGGTTTTTTAGGTGGCACTGATTATTTTGTCACATGATTGTGCTTGCTTGTTGGGAAACATTTACATTGAAACTATCGGATTGGTGAAACAGAGAATTTGTTAATCAACAAGAAAGCAGTCACGGCACTTCGTCTCCGCTGTTTACTGTCTACGGATTCTGCTCTGTTTCTCGTCTTGTACTTGGTTCTTCTTCCAAAGCTTTCTGTCAATTGGGACAACCGAGCAGAAAATTGTGCACACCGATGGTCCAACGTTTAACCTAAAAAAACATAAGGGTCTTGATCTTGTTTTTCACTCAACGGGCGGAATGATTCGAAATTAGATTCTCTTTTAATATCGAGAAGAGAAGTTAACGTGTTTGAACATACATCCATGGATATAAAATTTGTCAATCTGCGCAAcaaatctttttaattttcacaacATTGAAAAAACAGGAAAACTACTGCTAGAGTAGAAATTAGGAAGTGGGGGTTTTTTTCTAATGTACTTTCATGCAACGGGGGTGTCAGTGTTTGAAAATTGTAATAAACGATAAAGCGTGATTAACTTGAAATACTGTCACGATACTCTTTATCATAAATGGTTTTGTACCGCTGAAGTGGCACAATCAGTACATTGCTATACATCATACATCATTAGGCAATTACTTGGTCCTTGGGCAACTTTGAAATTCAACAAAGGCGCAGTCGGATCTATTTGAGAAGATGAAAGTGTTGATCATAAATAGTGAATCTGAAAACATAAGTTGTACAGGGATCCATAGAAGTTGAAGTTCTTAGAATAGCAAGCTACCCCAAGCAGCGATGAAAGCAAAGCCACCGAAAGGAGCCAATGTCGAGTACTTTCTATCCTCAAGGAATGCCACAGTATAACACCTGCAAAATCACAATATTTCAATCAGTATTAACTTCTGAGAATGAGAATACAGTGCAAGCACTGCCATGAATATTGTTTCCTCGCAGAAAAGCAACCGGAAAAGGTCCCCTGGAAAGATGCATAGACTCCGCACTCAAGGCAGAACCCTCAACGTGCAGTTTGCCAAATGCCAAGCCTTGAGCGACTAGCAAACGAGGATTTCTTGAGTCCAGAAACGAAATATTGACACCCTGACCCTACACATCGCTACCATTGCAATAAGCACGTACGTAATGTCACTGTGCCAATTAACCGTTTGATACATTTTTCCATCCAGAACCCCCATTACTCATAGAGTATAGGATTATGCCATGCCGACAAACAAAAACGATTCTCAATCTTGCATATATCATACATAAAGATGTCCCTCTCtggaaaagtaaaatacacaaagcCAACTGCATTTGTAGTTATATTAACCGTAGGCTAGTTCTGTGACTTCATTTGCATCCTAACAAATAACAAGGCAAGTGATTTTACTCGAATTTCAGATTCAACTAGCTTCATTTAGCAAAGAAACCTTGAAATGCGAATGAATGTTTTAACACGATAAACATAGTGTTTCAGTATAAACTTAACCAAGCAATtagataaaaaagaagaagtgcAGAGGCATGGAACTTACGTCCCGGAGAATGCGAGTATTCCAGTAGTCAAAAGGCCTCCAAActgcaaaacaaagatgaaaTTAGAATATGTACTCACAGACGAATTCGCAGACGAGCAACTGATTAACAAATATcacaaaacttgaaattgagCAATCACCACACATGCCCGAATGTTAAGATTCAGACCCGCAGACGATGGTTTGAATTCAACTCAAAGTAAATTGATaaagttttaaactttttaaCTCACAATGGTGGGGCGTTTCGTGATGGGGGCAGCAAGGAGAGCTGCTGTGTGAACCAAATGGTACAGAGACGCCGTCTGCCAAACCTAACCCATTATTTGCAACACAATCAAATCCCAGAAAATTCAAAAACTGAACATAAAACCATGAAAAATATGAGTTAAAATCAAATGGGAAATAGAGTATGAACCTCTTTGTAAGTTGGGTTTTGGGGTTTGAAGCCATGGGCGCCATATGTGCCCAACCCCAGTGCTGCCATTCCTGTTTTCATAAAATTCACAAATTGGGTTTTCTCAGATTTGATAGAAATAACAAAAAGGAGATTGAATTTATACAAATTaagggtttatatatatatatatacatgctaaTAAATATTGCGATTTCATGGAGACTGTGGATCCCAAAAAACAGCAAAGATTAAAACTTTTCGAGTGTGGGATAGTAAAAGCGTAAATTAGAAATACCAGAGAGCGCGGCTACTTTATGCCACAGCTGAGGATCCATTGTTGTTTCTTCTCCTGCTTCTGTTTCAGTGCCTCTCTCACTTTCTGGTGTATGGGGATTGGCGGTGGTTCTGGAAACTGGAAAGAGGTTTGCCAGTAAGAGTCCCTGTTCCTAAACGGCGTCGTATTTAACTTTTTGTCCTTTTAGTTATTGAAATTAGAAGATCAGAAAAGGTAATGATTTTCGAGCTCTcgtttttttattccttcttaaGCTCCTTCACTTATTTCCTTCCTAAGCCCCTTCACTTATTATTTCTATCTCGTAACTTTATTTAATCAATCTGATGACGAGAAAAATAGAGATGAAATCAATACAGAAAAACTCGAGTGACAAAATCAACTCCCCTGGAACACTTGGATGAGTGCGGGACATCTTTTGATCTAAAGCTTCACCCTCTCTCGCCACTTGAGCTAACTCTGAGCGCtcgaaaacaaacaaaatttaaagTCTGTTATCGACATGCTAATTTTTTCTCCGACTATATGGTCGGAAAAGCGAAAACAACGAAGCAACCGTCATCCCAGACCGAGATTTGCCAGCCTTGTCATCCTGCAAACTGAAAGAGCACTACAAGGAGCTCAGTCCAAAGTGGAAACCCTATCAGCAATATTGTTTAAGCGTTCAAAAATATAAACACAGAAAATATGATAAGATAAATGCAACAGATTGGCAAGAAAATTCAgattaaaagtaaaaaattgcACCAATTAAATAACTGTTGATTTCCCAATCTGTCCTGAATAAGGTGTTACAACTCTCCTGGATAAGTCACAACTATGAGGGTAATTATGTAAAACAAAGCAGTCATTAGACTCTGAAACTGTTGTCACAAGTTTTACTGGGTAAAACATAGCACCCCGTAAAATCATTTGGGGTTTATGTTTCTCTGGCCACTTGCCAAAGGGTGACATATTTGTACAGTTAAAACCTACATGTTGTCTAAAGAATGCTAGAACGTAACAACTCCCGAGCAACTCTTGCTTCCCTGCTTTTAGCATGTCGCGCTTAAGCCTCAGGTTCCACTGCAGCGTGAAGAAGCTCGTCGGGAGTTGCAGCTGGATCAAGATCCCAGCACTTACCCGG is a genomic window of Malus domestica chromosome 09, GDT2T_hap1 containing:
- the LOC103443056 gene encoding zinc finger CCCH domain-containing protein 18-like isoform X2, with amino-acid sequence MLLEVLQSEMDFSESTKVVYNRIQKIEPENVSKIIGYLLLQDHGERDMIRLAFSPDNLIQSLINKAKAELGLCKLAVSASISPQVNQVPVSDLPLQFTPYSPRPVSSPTTIGAANPYRELSGDQQPLQAIEFVPPGYSDSAIEDYRLQNQMQFLPEFSSNYCYHEPALSVRTSRRSPSLPEFPLKVCHYFNKGFCKHGSNCRYFHGHPMPESFSQFCSQNSNELSNDDHVVSPGSLEKLEIEIIELLKSRRGFPISIASLPMMYYEKYGRTLQAEGYLTESQRHGKAGYSLTKLLARLKNSIRLIDRPHGQHSVILAEDIPKYLEYAGEKTEPGGIIAGSRQIYLTFPAESNFTEQDVSNYFNKYGPVQDVRIPCQQKRMFGFVTFVYAETVRHILSKGNPHFVCGARVLVKPYREKSRLVDRKFSEKMQHSTCYNSHFMDGDSELHPMPRVCDSARFLRKQFIEENEQALELERRRLSEMHLAAKPLSHHFYYGYSMDELKHPEAHAEQVEFPSSKEFNYFLDVLNNGSTSEDKIRHINTNYSGQDSGQGINLPESPFATQMASGISTVI
- the LOC103443056 gene encoding zinc finger CCCH domain-containing protein 18-like isoform X1; its protein translation is MLLEVLQSEMDFSESTKVVYNRIQKIEPENVSKIIGYLLLQDHGERDMIRLAFSPDNLIQSLINKAKAELGLCKLAVSASISPQVNQVPVSDLPLQFTPYSPRPVSSPTTIGAANPYRELSGDQQPLQAIEFVPPGYSDSAIEDYRLQNQMQFLPEFSSNYCYHEPALSVRTSRRSPSLPEFPLKVCHYFNKGFCKHGSNCRYFHGHPMPESFSQFCSQNSNELSNDDHVVSPGSLEKLEIEIIELLKSRRGFPISIASLPMMYYEKYGRTLQAEGYLTESQRHGKAGYSLTKLLARLKNSIRLIDRPHGQHSVILAEDIPKYLEYAGEKTEPGGIIAGSRQIYLTFPAESNFTEQDVSNYFNKYGPVQDVRIPCQQKRMFGFVTFVYAETVRHILSKGNPHFVCGARVLVKPYREKSRLVDSLCHMCRKFSEKMQHSTCYNSHFMDGDSELHPMPRVCDSARFLRKQFIEENEQALELERRRLSEMHLAAKPLSHHFYYGYSMDELKHPEAHAEQVEFPSSKEFNYFLDVLNNGSTSEDKIRHINTNYSGQDSGQGINLPESPFATQMASGISTVI
- the LOC103443056 gene encoding zinc finger CCCH domain-containing protein 18-like isoform X4, whose amino-acid sequence is MDFSESTKVVYNRIQKIEPENVSKIIGYLLLQDHGERDMIRLAFSPDNLIQSLINKAKAELGLCKLAVSASISPQVNQVPVSDLPLQFTPYSPRPVSSPTTIGAANPYRELSGDQQPLQAIEFVPPGYSDSAIEDYRLQNQMQFLPEFSSNYCYHEPALSVRTSRRSPSLPEFPLKVCHYFNKGFCKHGSNCRYFHGHPMPESFSQFCSQNSNELSNDDHVVSPGSLEKLEIEIIELLKSRRGFPISIASLPMMYYEKYGRTLQAEGYLTESQRHGKAGYSLTKLLARLKNSIRLIDRPHGQHSVILAEDIPKYLEYAGEKTEPGGIIAGSRQIYLTFPAESNFTEQDVSNYFNKYGPVQDVRIPCQQKRMFGFVTFVYAETVRHILSKGNPHFVCGARVLVKPYREKSRLVDRKFSEKMQHSTCYNSHFMDGDSELHPMPRVCDSARFLRKQFIEENEQALELERRRLSEMHLAAKPLSHHFYYGYSMDELKHPEAHAEQVEFPSSKEFNYFLDVLNNGSTSEDKIRHINTNYSGQDSGQGINLPESPFATQMASGISTVI
- the LOC103443056 gene encoding zinc finger CCCH domain-containing protein 18-like isoform X3, with the translated sequence MDFSESTKVVYNRIQKIEPENVSKIIGYLLLQDHGERDMIRLAFSPDNLIQSLINKAKAELGLCKLAVSASISPQVNQVPVSDLPLQFTPYSPRPVSSPTTIGAANPYRELSGDQQPLQAIEFVPPGYSDSAIEDYRLQNQMQFLPEFSSNYCYHEPALSVRTSRRSPSLPEFPLKVCHYFNKGFCKHGSNCRYFHGHPMPESFSQFCSQNSNELSNDDHVVSPGSLEKLEIEIIELLKSRRGFPISIASLPMMYYEKYGRTLQAEGYLTESQRHGKAGYSLTKLLARLKNSIRLIDRPHGQHSVILAEDIPKYLEYAGEKTEPGGIIAGSRQIYLTFPAESNFTEQDVSNYFNKYGPVQDVRIPCQQKRMFGFVTFVYAETVRHILSKGNPHFVCGARVLVKPYREKSRLVDSLCHMCRKFSEKMQHSTCYNSHFMDGDSELHPMPRVCDSARFLRKQFIEENEQALELERRRLSEMHLAAKPLSHHFYYGYSMDELKHPEAHAEQVEFPSSKEFNYFLDVLNNGSTSEDKIRHINTNYSGQDSGQGINLPESPFATQMASGISTVI
- the LOC103442987 gene encoding uncharacterized protein isoform X1, yielding MDPQLWHKVAALSGMAALGLGTYGAHGFKPQNPTYKEVWQTASLYHLVHTAALLAAPITKRPTIFGGLLTTGILAFSGTCYTVAFLEDRKYSTLAPFGGFAFIAAWGSLLF
- the LOC103442987 gene encoding uncharacterized protein isoform X2; amino-acid sequence: MDPQLWHKVAALSGMAALGLGTYGAHGFKPQNPTYKETASLYHLVHTAALLAAPITKRPTIFGGLLTTGILAFSGTCYTVAFLEDRKYSTLAPFGGFAFIAAWGSLLF